In Halococcus saccharolyticus DSM 5350, the following are encoded in one genomic region:
- a CDS encoding aldehyde dehydrogenase family protein, producing MSQSTQAERPDISVDAEWNRLYLDGEHSPTGHDSFVVENPATHEQIATVPKGTIDDIDEAYETATAAQAEWAERSPGERAAVVSRAVEVLRDNRESIIELLAVESGAAKIKGASEFESAVGITQEAASFPTRISGDHRASNIDGKQNFVKREPVGVVGVISPWNFPLHLSIRAVAPALAAGNGVVLKPASDTPITGGLLIARVFEAAGLPDGLLNVVPGRGSEIGDRMAGHPAAGVVAFTGSTAVGRRVAKQAVDHLAYPAMELGGNGPHVVLEDADVEEAVDAGAFGTFLHQGQICISINRHLVHESRYDDYVDALAEKANSLPVGDPTVKNTVIGPIINESQRDQMLGYIEETVEAGATLETGGAAVSLDDIEGTTRAGELDAETALGDATGPFVLPTVLSGATNEMAAACNEHFGPVAPVIPFADTDDAVELANDTEYGLAASVYGDDVGRAQQIADRIDAGMVHVNDQPVNDEPHVPFGGYKASGIGRFNGEYVLEEVTRSKWISVQNEPREYPF from the coding sequence ATGTCTCAGTCGACACAGGCAGAGAGGCCCGATATTTCGGTCGATGCGGAGTGGAACCGACTCTATCTCGACGGTGAACACTCGCCGACCGGCCACGATTCGTTCGTGGTCGAAAACCCGGCGACACACGAACAGATCGCCACGGTACCGAAAGGAACCATCGACGATATCGACGAGGCTTACGAGACCGCCACAGCTGCTCAGGCGGAATGGGCGGAGCGGTCGCCCGGCGAACGCGCGGCCGTCGTCTCCCGTGCGGTAGAGGTACTTCGGGACAATCGCGAGAGTATCATCGAACTACTGGCCGTCGAGTCCGGGGCAGCGAAGATAAAGGGGGCGAGCGAGTTCGAGAGTGCCGTCGGCATCACACAGGAGGCAGCGAGCTTTCCGACGCGGATCTCCGGCGACCACCGCGCATCGAACATCGACGGCAAGCAGAACTTCGTCAAACGCGAGCCGGTCGGCGTCGTCGGGGTCATCTCGCCGTGGAACTTCCCGCTGCATCTCTCGATTCGGGCGGTCGCGCCGGCGCTTGCGGCCGGAAACGGCGTCGTTCTCAAGCCCGCATCCGACACGCCGATCACTGGCGGCTTACTCATCGCGCGCGTCTTCGAGGCGGCCGGGCTGCCCGATGGACTCCTCAACGTCGTTCCGGGGCGGGGGTCGGAGATCGGTGATCGGATGGCTGGCCATCCCGCCGCTGGCGTCGTTGCGTTCACCGGATCGACGGCCGTCGGCCGTCGGGTCGCAAAGCAGGCGGTCGATCACCTCGCGTATCCCGCGATGGAACTCGGTGGGAACGGTCCGCACGTCGTGCTGGAGGACGCTGACGTCGAGGAAGCGGTCGACGCTGGCGCGTTCGGCACGTTCCTCCATCAAGGACAGATCTGCATCTCGATCAACCGCCATCTCGTCCACGAGTCACGCTACGACGACTACGTCGACGCGCTCGCCGAGAAGGCGAACTCTCTCCCCGTCGGCGACCCCACGGTGAAAAACACGGTTATCGGGCCGATCATCAATGAGAGCCAGCGCGATCAGATGCTCGGCTACATCGAGGAGACGGTCGAGGCAGGTGCGACGCTCGAAACCGGCGGTGCGGCCGTCTCGCTCGACGATATCGAGGGCACGACACGGGCGGGGGAGCTCGACGCGGAGACCGCACTCGGCGATGCCACAGGACCGTTCGTACTTCCGACGGTGCTCTCGGGAGCGACGAACGAGATGGCAGCAGCGTGTAACGAGCACTTCGGACCGGTCGCACCGGTGATTCCGTTCGCCGACACCGACGACGCCGTCGAACTGGCGAATGACACCGAGTACGGGCTCGCCGCGTCGGTGTACGGAGACGACGTCGGTCGCGCCCAGCAGATCGCCGACCGAATCGACGCCGGAATGGTCCACGTCAACGATCAGCCGGTGAACGACGAGCCGCACGTTCCGTTCGGCGGTTACAAGGCCTCGGGTATCGGTCGATTCAACGGCGAATACGTGCTCGAAGAGGTCACTCGATCGAAGTGGATCTCCGTCCAGAACGAGCCCCGGGAGTATCCGTTCTAA